The following are from one region of the Etheostoma spectabile isolate EspeVRDwgs_2016 chromosome 15, UIUC_Espe_1.0, whole genome shotgun sequence genome:
- the anks4b gene encoding ankyrin repeat and SAM domain-containing protein 4B has translation MSRYHKAAIDGYLDLLKEATRKDLNTADEDGMTPTLLAAFHGHVDALQLICSREGDPNRSDIWGNTPLHHAAANGHMHILSFLVNFGANLFALDNEYHTAMDVAASRDRMDCVRFLDAAASQQTNQNPKKVANLKKEAVKEAEKRVKLCEKVKKKHQSKMDKMHRGNTGSVSDASMASALSDGGAMSSVNEQFSKLIAADKSGSLTARFKGTLQKKLGKKDKGTMQKSGGDGNVTFLKQESGVSEQPEFLDVFNEQDESMLDGEGMAGSEDYYDDDNPDQVKQSIFNRPGLGGLIFMKKMGVESEDIPSGNTESLGYLVQNELFEAEEDVAGFEGNGNADLPWDQEDLGLDDDEDEETSPLDAFLSAISLPEFALAFSREHLDLEALMLCSDEDLKGIRIQLGPRKKILEAVAHRKSALETPGIMKDSCL, from the exons ATGTCTAGGTACCACAAAGCAGCGATTGATGGATACTTGGACCTCTTGAAGGAGGCCACAAGAAAGGACCTGAACACTGCAGATGAGGACGGCATGACTCCCACCTTACTGGCTGCTTTCCACGGACATGTTGATGCTCTTCAGCTCATATGCAGCAGAGA AGGAGACCCCAACAGGAGTGACATCTGGGGAAACACGCCGTTGCACCACGCAGCGGCTAACGGCCACATGCACATCCTCAGCTTTCTGGTTAACTTCGGTGCTAACCTTTTTGCACTGGACAATGAATACCACACAGCTATGGACGTTGCTGCTTCTCGTGACCGGATGGACTGTGTGCGCTTCCTAGACGCTGCCGCCTCACAGCAGACCAACCAAAACCCCAAGAAGGTCGCCAATCTAAAGAAGGAGGCTGTCAAAGAAGCTGAGAAACGCGTGAAACTCTGTGAGAAGGTGAAAAAGAAACACCAGAGCAAGATGGATAAAATGCACCGTGGCAATACTGGGTCTGTCTCAGACGCCAGCATGGCGTCAGCACTCTCAGACGGTGGTGCCATGTCCAGCGTCAATGAGCAGTTCTCCAAGCTTATTGCTGCTGATAAATCTGGCTCCCTTACAGCCAGGTTTAAAGGCACTCTCCAGAAGAAGCTCGGGAAGAAAGATAAAGGCACAATGCAGAAATCCGGAGGGGATGGGAATGTTACTTTCCTCAAACAGGAGAGTGGGGTGTCTGAGCAGCCAGAGTTTCTGGATGTCTTCAATGAGCAGGACGAGAGCATGTTGGACGGAGAAGGAATGGCAGGCTCCGAAGATTATTATGACGATGACAATCCAGACCAAGTCAAACAGTCCATTTTCAACCGGCCTGGCCTTGGAGGTCTGATTTTTATGAAGAAGATGGGCGTGGAGTCTGAAGACATCCCCAGCGGGAACACTGAAAGTCTTGGCTACCTCGTTCAAAACGAGTTGTTCGAGGCAGAGGAAGACGTTGCTGGCTTCGAGGGGAACGGTAATGCTGATCTGCCCTGGGATCAGGAAGATCTGGGActggatgatgatgaagatgaggaaACCTCTCCTTTAGATGCATTCTTGTCTGCCATCTCCTTGCCAGAGTTTGCCCTTGCGTTCAGCAGAGAGCACCTGGACCTGGAGGCATTGATGCTTTGCTCTGATGAAGACCTAAAAGGCATTCGCATCCAGCTGGGACCCAGGAAGAAGATTCTAGAAGCTGTTGCTCACAGAAAGAGTGCACTGGAGACTCCTGGCATCATGAAGGACAGCTGCTTGTGA
- the si:ch211-256e16.3 gene encoding kelch-like protein 20 isoform X1, with amino-acid sequence MAEIFAVNADFPSPSTINATFPVQEDAAAAAAAAPPSSLSREDYLFVEAKHSNTVLQGLNSLRLNNAFCDVTLCCGGQEFPCHRIVLASFSSYFQAMFSTDLIESKQERVAINGVEPQMIGMLVSYAYTSEVYISKANVQALLAAANLLDVMAVREACCHFMECQMDEMNCVGIHCFAEAHSCKVLEKRSMDYIHEHFSSVSQQEEFLSLCVDKLTEIIASDFLIVPKEEMVFEAAVSWLNKCTSRKQNFEKVLEHIRLPLISPYYLHDVVESLDVVKENQSCQKLISEAKDYLLLKDRRGELYCSRSRPRRSTGTAEVIVTVGGEDDKVVLRSVESFDPVTNQWKNLACLPFAVSKHGLVLSDSTLYLAGGEFPDGSASREMWRYDPCFDSWMEMAPMNVARSELGLVMLDGFVYAVGGWEGRSRLDSVECYNPYTNTWQFTESVKMAVTSPAVVALDGLLYVTGGAILEDGDGTDLAQVYNPKTSVWTEVAPMQIARSGSAACTLKGKIYVIGGWHASTENTDKVECYNPKTNQWTMCAPMKERRYRPGAAVVDGHIYVLGGEEGWDRYHDTIEKYCVEKDMWEIVGEMTTSRSWLSCVSLQLRKDLHINNFPGTPNDN; translated from the exons ATGGCTGAAATATTTGCTGTCAACGCCGATTTTCCCTCGCCGTCCACTATAAACGCCACCTTCCCTGTCCAGGAGGACGCCGCTGCCGCCGCTGCCGCCGCCCCTCCATCCTCTTTGAGCAGAGAGGATTACCTGTTTGTGGAGGCCAAGCACTCCAACACTGTCCTGCAGGGCCTCAACAGCCTGCGGCTCAACAACGCCTTCTGTGATGTGACCCTGTGCTGTGGAGGACAGGAGTTCCCCTGCCATCGCATTGTGCTGGCCTCCTTTAGCTCTTACTTCCAG GCAATGTTTTCCACTGACCTGATAGAGTCCAAACAGGAGCGTGTGGCCATCAATGGAGTTGAGCCTCAGATGATTGGCATGTTGGTGAGCTACGCCTATACCTCAGAGGTCTACATTTCTAAAGCAAACGTACAG GCCCTGCTGGCAGCTGCCAATCTGTTGGATGTGATGGCTGTTCGAGAAGCCTGTTGTCATTTCATGGAGTGTCAGATGGATGAGATGAACTGTGTGGGGATTCATTGCTTTGCTGAGGCCCATTCTTGTAAGGTGCTGGAGAAACGCAGCATGGACTACATTCACGAGCACTTCAGCAGTGTTTCTCAGCAG GAGGAgttcctgtctctgtgtgtggacAAACTGACAGAAATCATTGCCAGTGATTTTCTGATTGTGCCTAAAGAGGAGATGGTGTTTGAGGCCGCCGTATCGTGGTTGAATAAATGTACGTCTCGCAAACAGAATTTTGAAAAG GTCCTTGAACATATCCGGCTGCCTCTCATCAGCCCCTACTACCTCCATGATGTGGTCGAGTCTCTGGATGTGGTGAAGGAGAACCAGAGTTGCCAGAAGCTCATCTCTGAGGCCAAGGACTACCTGCTGCTGAAGGACCGCCGTGGAGAGCTCTACTGCTCCAGATCCAGGCCACGCAGGTCCACCG ggACAGCGGAAGTGATAGTGACAGTCGGCGGGGAGGATGACAAGGTGGTTCTGCGCAGCGTCGAGAGCTTCGATCCTGTGACGAACCAATGGAAGAACCTGGCCTGCCTGCCCTTCGCGGTGAGCAAACACGGGCTGGTCCTGTCAG ACTCCACTCTGTATTTGGCAGGAGGAGAGTTTCCTGATGGCTCAGCCAGCAGAGAGATGTGGCGCTACGACCCCTGCTTCGACTCCTGGATGGAGATGGCTCCAATGAATGTAGCTCGCTCTGAGTTAG GCCTGGTGATGCTGGACGGCTTTGTGTATGCAGTGGGAGGGTGGGAGGGACGCTCTCGTCTAGACTCGGTGGAGTGCTACAACCCTTACACCAACACCTGGCAATTCACAGAATCTGTGAAGATGGCCGTCACAAGTCCTGCTGTGGTGGCCCTGGACGGACTCCTCTATGTTACTG GTGGTGCAATTCTAGAGGATGGTGACGGCACAGACCTTGCTCAGGTGTACAACCCTAAAACCTCTGTATGGACAGAGGTTGCCCCCATGCAGATCGCTCGGTCCGGTTCAGCTGCTTGCACACTCAAAGGAAAGATTTATGTTATAG GTGGATGGCATGCCTCGACCGAGAACACAGATAAGGTGGAGTGTTACAATCCTAAAACCAATCAGTGGACCATGTGCGCCCCCATGAAAGAACGTCGCTACCGGCCTGGTGCTGCTGTGGTGGATGGACATATCTATGTCCTGGGAGGAGAAGAAGGCTGGGACAG ATATCACGACACGATCGAGAAGTACTGTGTCGAGAAGGACATGTGGGAGATCGTTGGAGAGATGACCACCAGTCGCAGCTGGCTCAGCTGTGTGTCTCTCCAGCTGAGGAAGGACCTCCACATAAACAACTTTCCCGGGACGCCAAATGATAACTGA
- the si:ch211-256e16.3 gene encoding kelch-like protein 28 isoform X2 produces the protein MAEIFAVNADFPSPSTINATFPVQEDAAAAAAAAPPSSLSREDYLFVEAKHSNTVLQGLNSLRLNNAFCDVTLCCGGQEFPCHRIVLASFSSYFQAMFSTDLIESKQERVAINGVEPQMIGMLVSYAYTSEVYISKANVQALLAAANLLDVMAVREACCHFMECQMDEMNCVGIHCFAEAHSCKVLEKRSMDYIHEHFSSVSQQEEFLSLCVDKLTEIIASDFLIVPKEEMVFEAAVSWLNKCTSRKQNFEKVLEHIRLPLISPYYLHDVVESLDVVKENQSCQKLISEAKDYLLLKDRRGELYCSRSRPRRSTAEVIVTVGGEDDKVVLRSVESFDPVTNQWKNLACLPFAVSKHGLVLSDSTLYLAGGEFPDGSASREMWRYDPCFDSWMEMAPMNVARSELGLVMLDGFVYAVGGWEGRSRLDSVECYNPYTNTWQFTESVKMAVTSPAVVALDGLLYVTGGAILEDGDGTDLAQVYNPKTSVWTEVAPMQIARSGSAACTLKGKIYVIGGWHASTENTDKVECYNPKTNQWTMCAPMKERRYRPGAAVVDGHIYVLGGEEGWDRYHDTIEKYCVEKDMWEIVGEMTTSRSWLSCVSLQLRKDLHINNFPGTPNDN, from the exons ATGGCTGAAATATTTGCTGTCAACGCCGATTTTCCCTCGCCGTCCACTATAAACGCCACCTTCCCTGTCCAGGAGGACGCCGCTGCCGCCGCTGCCGCCGCCCCTCCATCCTCTTTGAGCAGAGAGGATTACCTGTTTGTGGAGGCCAAGCACTCCAACACTGTCCTGCAGGGCCTCAACAGCCTGCGGCTCAACAACGCCTTCTGTGATGTGACCCTGTGCTGTGGAGGACAGGAGTTCCCCTGCCATCGCATTGTGCTGGCCTCCTTTAGCTCTTACTTCCAG GCAATGTTTTCCACTGACCTGATAGAGTCCAAACAGGAGCGTGTGGCCATCAATGGAGTTGAGCCTCAGATGATTGGCATGTTGGTGAGCTACGCCTATACCTCAGAGGTCTACATTTCTAAAGCAAACGTACAG GCCCTGCTGGCAGCTGCCAATCTGTTGGATGTGATGGCTGTTCGAGAAGCCTGTTGTCATTTCATGGAGTGTCAGATGGATGAGATGAACTGTGTGGGGATTCATTGCTTTGCTGAGGCCCATTCTTGTAAGGTGCTGGAGAAACGCAGCATGGACTACATTCACGAGCACTTCAGCAGTGTTTCTCAGCAG GAGGAgttcctgtctctgtgtgtggacAAACTGACAGAAATCATTGCCAGTGATTTTCTGATTGTGCCTAAAGAGGAGATGGTGTTTGAGGCCGCCGTATCGTGGTTGAATAAATGTACGTCTCGCAAACAGAATTTTGAAAAG GTCCTTGAACATATCCGGCTGCCTCTCATCAGCCCCTACTACCTCCATGATGTGGTCGAGTCTCTGGATGTGGTGAAGGAGAACCAGAGTTGCCAGAAGCTCATCTCTGAGGCCAAGGACTACCTGCTGCTGAAGGACCGCCGTGGAGAGCTCTACTGCTCCAGATCCAGGCCACGCAGGTCCACCG CGGAAGTGATAGTGACAGTCGGCGGGGAGGATGACAAGGTGGTTCTGCGCAGCGTCGAGAGCTTCGATCCTGTGACGAACCAATGGAAGAACCTGGCCTGCCTGCCCTTCGCGGTGAGCAAACACGGGCTGGTCCTGTCAG ACTCCACTCTGTATTTGGCAGGAGGAGAGTTTCCTGATGGCTCAGCCAGCAGAGAGATGTGGCGCTACGACCCCTGCTTCGACTCCTGGATGGAGATGGCTCCAATGAATGTAGCTCGCTCTGAGTTAG GCCTGGTGATGCTGGACGGCTTTGTGTATGCAGTGGGAGGGTGGGAGGGACGCTCTCGTCTAGACTCGGTGGAGTGCTACAACCCTTACACCAACACCTGGCAATTCACAGAATCTGTGAAGATGGCCGTCACAAGTCCTGCTGTGGTGGCCCTGGACGGACTCCTCTATGTTACTG GTGGTGCAATTCTAGAGGATGGTGACGGCACAGACCTTGCTCAGGTGTACAACCCTAAAACCTCTGTATGGACAGAGGTTGCCCCCATGCAGATCGCTCGGTCCGGTTCAGCTGCTTGCACACTCAAAGGAAAGATTTATGTTATAG GTGGATGGCATGCCTCGACCGAGAACACAGATAAGGTGGAGTGTTACAATCCTAAAACCAATCAGTGGACCATGTGCGCCCCCATGAAAGAACGTCGCTACCGGCCTGGTGCTGCTGTGGTGGATGGACATATCTATGTCCTGGGAGGAGAAGAAGGCTGGGACAG ATATCACGACACGATCGAGAAGTACTGTGTCGAGAAGGACATGTGGGAGATCGTTGGAGAGATGACCACCAGTCGCAGCTGGCTCAGCTGTGTGTCTCTCCAGCTGAGGAAGGACCTCCACATAAACAACTTTCCCGGGACGCCAAATGATAACTGA
- the si:ch211-256e16.3 gene encoding kelch-like protein 17 isoform X3: MAEIFAVNADFPSPSTINATFPVQEDAAAAAAAAPPSSLSREDYLFVEAKHSNTVLQGLNSLRLNNAFCDVTLCCGGQEFPCHRIVLASFSSYFQAMFSTDLIESKQERVAINGVEPQMIGMLVSYAYTSEVYISKANVQALLAAANLLDVMAVREACCHFMECQMDEMNCVGIHCFAEAHSCKVLEKRSMDYIHEHFSSVSQQEEFLSLCVDKLTEIIASDFLIVPKEEMVFEAAVSWLNKCTSRKQNFEKVLEHIRLPLISPYYLHDVVESLDVVKENQSCQKLISEAKDYLLLKDRRGELYCSRSRPRRSTGTAEVIVTVGGEDDKVVLRSVESFDPVTNQWKNLACLPFAVSKHGLVLSDSTLYLAGGEFPDGSASREMWRYDPCFDSWMEMAPMNVARSELGLVMLDGFVYAVGGWEGRSRLDSVECYNPYTNTWQFTESVKMAVTSPAVVALDGLLYVTGGWHASTENTDKVECYNPKTNQWTMCAPMKERRYRPGAAVVDGHIYVLGGEEGWDRYHDTIEKYCVEKDMWEIVGEMTTSRSWLSCVSLQLRKDLHINNFPGTPNDN, translated from the exons ATGGCTGAAATATTTGCTGTCAACGCCGATTTTCCCTCGCCGTCCACTATAAACGCCACCTTCCCTGTCCAGGAGGACGCCGCTGCCGCCGCTGCCGCCGCCCCTCCATCCTCTTTGAGCAGAGAGGATTACCTGTTTGTGGAGGCCAAGCACTCCAACACTGTCCTGCAGGGCCTCAACAGCCTGCGGCTCAACAACGCCTTCTGTGATGTGACCCTGTGCTGTGGAGGACAGGAGTTCCCCTGCCATCGCATTGTGCTGGCCTCCTTTAGCTCTTACTTCCAG GCAATGTTTTCCACTGACCTGATAGAGTCCAAACAGGAGCGTGTGGCCATCAATGGAGTTGAGCCTCAGATGATTGGCATGTTGGTGAGCTACGCCTATACCTCAGAGGTCTACATTTCTAAAGCAAACGTACAG GCCCTGCTGGCAGCTGCCAATCTGTTGGATGTGATGGCTGTTCGAGAAGCCTGTTGTCATTTCATGGAGTGTCAGATGGATGAGATGAACTGTGTGGGGATTCATTGCTTTGCTGAGGCCCATTCTTGTAAGGTGCTGGAGAAACGCAGCATGGACTACATTCACGAGCACTTCAGCAGTGTTTCTCAGCAG GAGGAgttcctgtctctgtgtgtggacAAACTGACAGAAATCATTGCCAGTGATTTTCTGATTGTGCCTAAAGAGGAGATGGTGTTTGAGGCCGCCGTATCGTGGTTGAATAAATGTACGTCTCGCAAACAGAATTTTGAAAAG GTCCTTGAACATATCCGGCTGCCTCTCATCAGCCCCTACTACCTCCATGATGTGGTCGAGTCTCTGGATGTGGTGAAGGAGAACCAGAGTTGCCAGAAGCTCATCTCTGAGGCCAAGGACTACCTGCTGCTGAAGGACCGCCGTGGAGAGCTCTACTGCTCCAGATCCAGGCCACGCAGGTCCACCG ggACAGCGGAAGTGATAGTGACAGTCGGCGGGGAGGATGACAAGGTGGTTCTGCGCAGCGTCGAGAGCTTCGATCCTGTGACGAACCAATGGAAGAACCTGGCCTGCCTGCCCTTCGCGGTGAGCAAACACGGGCTGGTCCTGTCAG ACTCCACTCTGTATTTGGCAGGAGGAGAGTTTCCTGATGGCTCAGCCAGCAGAGAGATGTGGCGCTACGACCCCTGCTTCGACTCCTGGATGGAGATGGCTCCAATGAATGTAGCTCGCTCTGAGTTAG GCCTGGTGATGCTGGACGGCTTTGTGTATGCAGTGGGAGGGTGGGAGGGACGCTCTCGTCTAGACTCGGTGGAGTGCTACAACCCTTACACCAACACCTGGCAATTCACAGAATCTGTGAAGATGGCCGTCACAAGTCCTGCTGTGGTGGCCCTGGACGGACTCCTCTATGTTACTG GTGGATGGCATGCCTCGACCGAGAACACAGATAAGGTGGAGTGTTACAATCCTAAAACCAATCAGTGGACCATGTGCGCCCCCATGAAAGAACGTCGCTACCGGCCTGGTGCTGCTGTGGTGGATGGACATATCTATGTCCTGGGAGGAGAAGAAGGCTGGGACAG ATATCACGACACGATCGAGAAGTACTGTGTCGAGAAGGACATGTGGGAGATCGTTGGAGAGATGACCACCAGTCGCAGCTGGCTCAGCTGTGTGTCTCTCCAGCTGAGGAAGGACCTCCACATAAACAACTTTCCCGGGACGCCAAATGATAACTGA
- the uqcrc2a gene encoding ubiquinol-cytochrome c reductase core protein 2a — MRGIRALNNLPKRCYAATRRSEALTEHLTGLAPSSAALLPTQNVQVSKLPSGLVVASLENNSPLSRVGVFVKAGCRYETVENQGVSHVLRLAANLTTKGASAFKICRGVEALGGSLSVTSSRETTVYTADCLRDHLDLLFEFLVDVTTAQDFRPWEVDDLTSRVKIDKALAQQCPQIGVIEKLHEAAYKNALSNSLYCPDYMVGRVSATQLQSFVEDHFTTGRMALVGLGVQHSVLRQMAEGLLSVHSGAGAPVAKAVYRGGELRVQNNDDLVHALITSEGGVTGSADANTFSVLQRILGAGPHVKRGSNITSKLSQGIAKATTQPFDATAFNASYSDSGLFGVYTIAQADSAGDVIKAAIAQVRGVAEGHISEADISRAKNQVKSEYLMSIESSEGLMEEIGAQALTTAAYQLPDAVLQAIDAVTQDDVVKAAKQFVDGKKTMAAIGHLMNTPFVDEV, encoded by the exons ATGAGAGGAATTCGGGCTCTGAACAATCTTCCC AAACGCTGCTATGCCGCTACCAGGAGAAGTGAAGCTCTGACTGAACACCTCACAGGCCTCGCACCGTCCTCAGCTGCACTTCTCCCTACCCAAAATGTTCAG GTGTCCAAGCTTCCAAGCGGTCTGGTGGTAGCATCGCTGGAGAACAATTCCCCTCTGTCccgtgttggtgtgtttgtaaAAGCTGGGTGTCGCTATGAGACGGTGGAAAACCAGGGTGTCTCTCATGTGCTTCGACTGGCAGCAAACCTG aCTACTAAGGGTGCATCTGCCTTCAAGATCTGTCGTGGTGTGGAAGCACTGGGGGGCAGCCTGAG TGTGACATCATCAAGAGAGACCACCGTCTACACCGCAGACTGCTTGAGAGATCACCT agaTTTATTATTTGAGTTTTTGGTGGACGTGACTACAGCTCAGGACTTCCGACCATGGGAGGTGGACGATCTGACGTCCAGGGTGAAGATCGACAAGGCTCTGGCTCAGCAGTGTCCTCAAATAG GTGTAATTGAGAAGTTGCATGAAGCAGCGTACAAAAACGCCCTGTCCAACTCTCTGTACTGCCCTGACTACATGGTTGGTCGTGTCTCCGCTACACAG CTGCAGTCATTTGTTGAGGACCATTTCACCACTGGCAGAATGGCTCTTGTAGGACTGG GTGTACAGCACTCCGTCCTGAGGCAAATGGCTGAGGGGCTCCTGAGTGTCCACAGCGGGGCTGGAGCACCTGTGGCTAAGGCTGTGTACCGTGGAG gtgagcTGCGGGTGCAAAACAATGATGACCTGGTCCACGCACTGATTACCAGTGAGGGTGGTGTGACAGGTAGCGCAGATGCTAATACCTTCAGTGTGCTGCAAAGGATCCTTGGAGCTGGGCCGCATGTAAAGAGAGGCTCCAACATTACCAGCAAACTGAGCCAGGGTATTGCCAAAGCTACCACACAGCCCTTTGAT GCCACAGCCTTCAATGCCTCGTACTCTGACTCCGGCCTGTTTGGCGTCTATACCATTGCGCAAGCTGACTCTGCAGGAGAC GTAATCAAAGCTGCCATTGCTCAAGTGAGAGGTGTGGCTGAGGGACATATATCAGAAGCTGACATCAGCAGAGCAAA GAACCAGGTAAAATCAGAGTACCTGATGTCAATAGAGAGCTCCGAGGGACTGATGGAGGAGATTGGTGCTCAGGCTCTGACCACTGCGGCATACCAGCTCCCTGACGCTGTTCTCCAGGCTATAGATGCTGTCACCCAGGATGATGTGGTCAAG